From a region of the Podospora pseudopauciseta strain CBS 411.78 chromosome 7 map unlocalized CBS411.78m_7, whole genome shotgun sequence genome:
- the LAS21 gene encoding major facilitator superfamily transporter protein (EggNog:ENOG503NW8U; COG:T), producing the protein MSPRRSRDGGILSTLLLVAANLLVPIAIFVFGKGFFPYKPLLPGLATYGESSVYGEPPKAQFDKLVFMVVDALRSDFVYTATSGFKFTQSLIRDGGALPFTAHATSPTVTMPRLKAITTGSIPSFLDVVLNLDEGDESSSLASQDTWLAQMKRKKKGKLVMYGDDTWLKLFPGMFDRFEGTTSFFVSDFTEVDNNVTRHVPEELERKDWNTLVLHYLGLDHIGHKGGPRSPHMLNKQHEMDGIVKQIYQAIESKDHLKSTLFVICGDHGMNDAGNHGASSAGETSPALLFLSPKLKKLNKRHRAPLPENPDFQYYDTVEQSDLAPTLAALMGVPISKNNLGATIPDFLPFWSSSEVKAEILMRNADQIMQVAHAAFGQKMYEWSFKEDGKPETDDEKLAAGYMEFEQLYQQVYRGASPDLYQEMIPKAGNWLHEAQSFLSGMASNYDTPQMLLGFGIALSALVLALISSPTLPSIPFSLVTLVYGAMMFASSYVEEEQHFWYWGTTAWFGYLLVRGLNRKTAHPIAHAVSFGVILLAARIIKSWNQTGQKFAGEPDIVTLYLQTSPVLLWCLVGATYFWIQQHLTFGLSSLPIWLSFATSIGLVLAAFTFKVAFVVEDAPELLTEFVKKLLEINFSGGGRELVERARAVFIGLGILMAASLGFMGAKKQISQGQPGVFTALTVLTLFLVTQSRVTDIPLFLLYNLQFRLLLSYVPELELGEITLSSLLLQYASFFAQGGSNAISSIDLSSAYNGIATYNATFVGILTFLSNWAGPVYWAVATVILLLSKRQHLLSRRRGGEEGNVYKLHVSLMTVFIAAATAAVMGACGVLRDHLFIWTVFSPKYLYVVAWAGGVHLGVNVGMGGLFYWLGVREGSGREKA; encoded by the exons ATGTCGCCGCGTCGCAGTCGCGATGGCGGCATCTTGAGCactctgctgctggtggcAGCCAATCTTCTGGTTCCAATCGCCATATTCGTCTTTGGCAAGGGGTTTTTTCCCTACAAGCCACTTCTCCCTGGCCTTGCGACGTATGGCGAGAGCTCCGTTTATGGCGAGCCACCAAAGGCGCAGTTTGACAAGCTGGTGTTTATGGTTGTTGATGCGTTGCGGAG TGATTTTGTCTACACAGCAACCAGCGGCTTCAAATTTACCCAATC ACTGATTCGCGATGGGGGTGCTCTACCGTTCACGGCACATGCCACTTCGCCGACTGTTACGATGCCACGGCTCAAGGCGATAACCACGGGGTCTATTCCTTCGTTCCTGGATGTGGTGCTTAAtctggatgagggggatgagagCTCAAGCTTGGCGTCGCAGGATACGTGGTTGGCgcagatgaagaggaagaagaagggaaagcTGGTCATGTACGGAGATGATACATGGTTGAAGCTGTTTCCGGGCATGTTTGACCGCTTTGAGGGGACGACTAGCTTTTTTGTTTCG GACTTTACCGAGGTCGACAATAACGTCACGAGACATGTTCCGGAGGAactggagaggaaggattgGAATACTCTGGTTTTGCATTATCTTGGGTTGGATCATATTGGGCACAAGGGCGGGCCGAGGAG CCCCCATATGCTCAACAAGCAGCACGAGATGGACGGCATCGTCAAGCAAATCTACCAGGCCATCGAGTCCAAAGACCACCTCAAGTCAACCCTCTTTGTCATCTGCGGAGACCACGGCATGAACGACGCTGGGAACCACGGCGCCTCCTCCGCTGGAGAGACATCCCCAGCCTTGTtgttcctctcccccaaactcaagaagctcaacaAGAGACATCGAGCACCGCTGCCAGAGAACCCCGACTTCCAGTACTACGACACCGTCGAGCAGTCCGATCTGGCGCCCACTCTTGCCGCCTTGATGGGCGTTCCAATCTCCAAGAACAACCTCGGCGCGACCATCCCTGACTTTTTGCCGTTTTGGTCTAGCAGTGAAGTCAAGGCCGAGATTCTCATGCGCAACGCGGATCAAATCATGCAGGTGGCCCACGCGGCTTTTGGCCAAAAGATGTATGAGTGGTCCTTTAAGGAAGACGGCAAGCCCGAGACAGACGATGAGAAGCTAGCTGCCGGTTACATGGAATTTGAGCAGTTGTATCAACAAGTCTACCGAGGAGCCAGTCCTGACCTTTACCAGGAAATGATCCCCAAAGCAGGAAAC TGGCTCCACGAAGCCCAATCTTTCCTCTCCGGCATGGCGAGCAACTATGACACTCCACAAATGCTCCTCGGTTTTGGAATCGCCCTTTCGGCCCTCGTCCTCGctctcatctcctcccccaccctcccatccatccccttctccctcgtcaCTCTCGTCTACGGCGCAATGATGTTCGCCAGCAGCTACGTCGAAGAGGAGCAGCACTTCTGGTACTGGGGCACAACCGCCTGGTTCGGCTACCTCCTCGTCCGGGGCCTCAACCGCAAGACAGCCCACCCAATCGCCCATGCTGTCTCCTTTGGTGTGATCCTCCTCGCAGCTCGCATCATCAAATCCTGGAACCAAACCGGCCAGAAATTCGCTGGAGAGCCTGACATTGTCACGCTCTACCTCCAGACGTCCCCAGTCCTGTTATGGTGTCTAGTCGGGGCAACATACTTTTGGATCCAGCAACATCTCACCTTTGGCCTCTCCAGCCTGCCAATCTGGCTTTCTTTTGCGACGTCGATTGGACTTGTGCTCGCGGCATTCACCTTCAAGGTTGCctttgtggtggaggatgcgcCAGAATTGTTGACAGAGTTTGTGAAGAAACTGCTGGAGATTAATTTcagtggtggggggagggagctggtggagagaGCGCGGGCGGTGTTCATCGGGTTGGGGATCCTGATGGCTGCTAGTCTGGGATTCATGGGAGCGAAGAAGCAGATTAGCCAGGGGCAGCCGGGGGTTTTCACTGCTTTGACGGTGCTGACGCTTTTTTTGGTGACGCAGAGCAGGGTTACTGATATCCCGCTTTTTTTGCTTTATAATCTTCAGTTTAGGCTACTACTCTCCTATGTACCGGAGTTGGAGCTGGGGGAGATTACGCTGTCGAGTCTACTGCTGCAGTACGCCTCGTTCTTCGCACAAGGCGGCTCCAACGCCATCAGCTCGATCGATTTATCGTCGGCGTATAATGGGATCGCGACGTACAACGCGACGTTTGTGGGGATATTGACGTTCTTGTCGAACTGGGCTGGGCCGGTGTATTGGGCGGTGGCGACGGTGATTTTGCTGCTGAGCAAACGACAACATCTGCTGAGCCGCCgccggggaggggaagagggaaatGTGTACAAGTTGCACGTCTCCCTCATGACGGTGTTTATCGCCGCGGCGACGGCTGCGGTCATGGGGGCTTgtggggtgttgagggatcATTTGTTTATTTGGACGGTTTTCAGCCCAAAGTATCTTTATGTTGTTGCCTGGGCTGGGGGGGTGCATTTGGGGGTGAATGTcgggatggggggtttgttttATTGGCTTGGGGTcagggaggggagtgggagggagaaggcgtGA
- a CDS encoding uncharacterized protein (COG:S; EggNog:ENOG503P7AT), translated as MGKSSRASTIKQNNRKLKANVFGPVEAARAERLHAKLAELIAQPKPVKEFEMNDEPVDEEAKEVEAEKEEVAMEVDEKPAAPYKEKERKRRGKKSNIVFRKKGPKTNSKKK; from the exons ATGGGCAAGAGCTCGAGAGCCAGCACtatcaaacaaaacaaccgGAAACTCAAAGCCAATGTCTTCGGGCCCGTCGAGGCGGCTCGTGCTGAGCGTCTACATGCCAAGTTGGCAGAGCTCATTGCGCAGCCCAAGCCTGTGAAGGAGTTCGAGATGAACGACG AGCccgtggatgaggaggccaaggaggttgaggctgagaaggaggagg TTGCcatggaggttgatgagaagCCAGCGGCGCCatacaaggagaaggagcgcAAGCGGAGAGGCAAAAAGTCCAACATTGTCTTCCGCAAGAAGGGCCCCAAGACCAACAGCAAGAAGAAATGA
- the pli1 gene encoding E3 SUMO-protein ligase pli1 (COG:K; EggNog:ENOG503NYWT) — protein MADKTAELQNLTRTVQNPALQKTVLQQICQVNGLAKTGNKVDLQRRITQQLSNVSEKQDWQQFEELRKNILARATPPASRSIATPTASPAIVVPQAALPAVLYNSQSQYQPPRPATPPQYATMASSYGSSGYRAAYGGYNSHSAGMPIQKPPPARIIEHFAFKSSPFYELRHQLGKPRELEVMTSHRNTEKIELRGSEMSVCDENPSMRVLVFCANGTTPIQDIAFPYQCELRVNGEEVKANLRGLKNKPGSTKPVDVTHLLRFRPPSYTNRIEVTYALTQKKFYLSVVLCKTTTVEALVPQIRQKIRKEHVIDEITKAASDPDVVATSQNLSLKCPITYMRLTNPCRGVKCNHIQCFDASSYLQMQEQSPLWVCPICNKATPFEQLAIDEYARDILARTSESTEQVTIEPNGEWALPGAKKDTGVSKSQEASYIDDDDLVVYENPSKPSYSSAQHPSSAAYLGTPQSGASRDTSAAPRSSSKRSAPEVIDLISSDDEDDAQPAKRPRYY, from the exons ATGGCCGACAAGACAGCCGAACTGCAGAACCTGACCCGCACCGTCCAGAATCCTGCTCTGCAAAAGACGGTGCTCCAACAGATATGTCAGGTCAATGGCCTCGCTAAGACGGGCAACAAAGTCGATCTACAAAGGCGGATCACCCAAC AATTATCCAACGTGTCTGAAAAGCAAGATTGGCAGCAGTTCGAGGAACTCCGCAAGAACATTTTGGCGCGTGCCACTCCTCCAGCATCTCGTTCTATAGCCACCCCGACAGCCAGCCCTGCGATAGTTGTTCCGCAAGCTGCCCTCCCAGCTGTATTGTACAACAGTCAGTCGCAATaccaaccaccacgaccGGCGACCCCGCCCCAATATGCTACCATGGCGTCCTCTTATGGCTCTTCGGGTTATCGGGCGGCATATGGCGGCTACAACTCCCACTCGGCCGGGATGCCCATCCAGAAACCACCACCTGCTCGAATAATCGAGCATTTTGCCTTTAAGTCGAGCCCTTTCTACGAGCTGAGGCACCAGCTGGGCAAACCCCGAGAGTTGGAGG TAATGACGAGTCATAGGAACACGGAAAAGATCGAGTTGAGAGGGTCGGAGATGTCTGTGTGCGATGAAAACCCATCCATGAGGGTTCTGGTGTTTTGTGCCAACGGGACAACGCCAATTCAGGACATTGCCTTTCCTTATCAATGCGAACTACGGGTaaatggcgaggaggtcaaggccAACTTGAGAGGGTTGAAAAACAAGCCCGGCTCGACGAAGCCTGTCGATGTGACGCACCTGTTGCGCTTTCGACCTCCGAGCTATACCAACCGCATCGAGGTGACATATGCCTTGACTCAAAAG AAGTTTTATCTGTCCGTGGTCCTCTGCAAAACCACCACGGTGGAAGCTCTGGTGCCGCAGATCAGGCAGAAGATCCGGAAGGAGCACGTTATTGATGAAA TTACCAAGGCGGCCAGTGATCCAGATGTGGTTGCGACATCGCAGAACCTGAGCCTCAAATGCCCCATCACATACATGCGTCTGACAAATCCATGCCGCGGCGTCAAGTGCAACCACATTCAGTGTTTCGATGCATCTTCCTATCTCCAGATGCAAGAGCAAAGCCCATTGTGGGTGTGTCCCATTTGCAACAAGGCCACCCCGTTTGAGCAGCTGGCGATTGATGA GTACGCGCGTGACATCTTGGCTCGCACATCGGAATCTACGGAGCAGGTCACCATTGAGCCAAATGGAGAATGGGCTCTTCCTGGTGCCAAAAAGGACACAGGAGTTTCTAAGAGTCAGGAGGCTAGCTATATTGACGACGATGATCTCGTGGTTTATGAGAACCCCAGCAAGCCAAGTTACAGCTCTGCACAGCATCCGTCGAGTGCTGCTTATCTGGGGACGCCACAGAGTGGTGCTTCTAGAGACACCTCTGCTGCACCCCGGTCCTCCAGCAAGCGATCCGCTCCCGAGGTCATTGACCTGATTTCCTctgacgatgaagatgatgcccAGCCCGCAAAGCGCCCGAGGTACTACTAG
- a CDS encoding uncharacterized protein (COG:U; EggNog:ENOG503NY0V; BUSCO:EOG09263RY2) yields the protein MSFDPVPPPYNHLDPTARFLSSSALDFLLIEVVPMSYRINSEISEGEGEEEEEREAAFYRLEGIGYRVGQGLVERFAKDRGKFGDALDVIKFVCKDLWGLVFRKQVDNLKTNHRGVYVLTDNNFRPLSRMSVETGGRSGGAQQAAVVRAQPFLWVPCGIVRGALAAMGIQATVQAETTELPGAVFQIKTLPAK from the exons ATGTCCTTCGACCCCGTCCCCCCACCCTACAACCACCTCGATCCCACCGCGCGCTTCctctcgtcgtcggcgttgGATTTTTTGTTGATTGAGGTTGTGCCAATGTCGTATCGGATAAACTCGGAGATTtctgagggtgagggtgaagaagaggaggaaagggaggcCGCGTTTTACCGGTTGGAGGGGATAGGGTACCGGGTTGGGCAGGGGCTGGTGGAGAGGTTTGCGAAGGATAGGGGAAAGTTTGGGGACGCGCTGGATGTGATCAAGTTTGTGTGTAAGGAtctttgggggttggtttttAGGAAGCAGGTGGATAATCTGAAAACTAATCATAGG GGCGTGTACGTCCTGACGGACAACAACTTCCGCCCACTAAGTCGGATGAGCGTCGAGAcgggaggaagaagtggaGGGGCGCAACAGGCCGCTGTTGTAAGAGCCCAACCG TTCCTATGGGTACCCTGCGGCATCGTGAGGGGAGCCCTCGCGGCGATGGGGATACAAGCCACTGTTCAAGCCGAGACAACGGAGCTGCCAGGGGCGGTGTTTCAGATCAAGACTTTGCCTGCGAAATAG
- a CDS encoding uncharacterized protein (COG:C; EggNog:ENOG503NWAG): protein MVKAVVAGASGGIGQPLSLLLSLSPLVDELALYDVVNTPGVAADLSHISSKAKTTGYLPANDGAKAAFKDADIIVIPAGIPRKPGMTRDDLFNINAGIVKGLIEVAAEVAPKAFILVISNPVNSTVPISAEVLKSKGVFNAQRLFGVTTLDIVRAETFVAEIVGKANPQELTVPVIGGHSGETIVPLFSKVTPSVTIPDDKYDALVNRVQFGGDEVVKAKDGAGSATLSMAYAGYRFAEKLLKAAAGAKGLVEPSYVYLPGVPGGKEIAEKTGVDFFSVPIELGPNGAEKAIDILGDITEKEKALLAAAVSGLKGNISKGVTFAHNPPQK, encoded by the exons ATGGTCAAGGCCG TGGTTGCTGGTGCCTCTGGCGGTATTGGTCAG CCGCTCTCACTTCTTCTGAGCCTCTCCCCGCTCGTTGACGAGCTCGCCCTGTACGATGTTGTGAACACTCCCGGTGTCGCTGCCGACTTGTCCCACATCTCCTCCAAGGCG AAAACCACCGGCTACCTTCCCGCCAATGACGGCGCCAAGGCCGCCTTCAAGGATGCCGACATCATTGTCATCCCCGCTGGCATTCCCC GCAAGCCCGGCATGACCCGTGACGAtctcttcaacatcaacgCTGGTATCGTCAAGGGCCTCATTGAGGTTGCCGCCGAGGTCGCCCCCAAGGCTTTCATCCTTGTCATCTCCAACCCCGTCAACTCTACCGTCCCCATCTCCGCCGAGGTCCTCAAGTCCAAGGGTGTCTTCAACGCCCAGCGCCTCTTTGGTGTCACTACCCTCGACATCGTCCGCGCCGAGACCTTCGTTGCTGAGATCGTCGGCAAGGCCAACCCTCAAGAGCTTACCGTACCCGTCATTGGTGGTCACTCCGGCGAGACCATCGTCCCTCTCTTCAGCAAGGTCACTCCTTCCGTCACCATCCCCGATGACAAGTACGATGCTCTTGTCAACCGCGTCCAgttcggtggtgatgaggtcgtcaaggccaaggatgGTGCCGGCTCTGCCACCCTCTCCATGGCCTATGCTGGTTACAG ATTCGCTGAGAAGCTCCtgaaggctgctgctggtgccaAGGGCCTCGTTGAGCCCAGCTACGTCTACCTCCCCGGTGTCCCCGGCGGTAAGGAGATTGCCGAGAAGACTGGTGTCGACTTCTTCTCCGTCCCCATTGAGCTCGGC CCCAACGGTGCCGAGAAGGCTATTGACATCCTTGGCGACATcaccgagaaggagaaggccctCCTCGCGGCCGCCGTGTCTGGTCTCAAGGGCAACATCTCAAAGGGTGTCACCTTTGcccacaaccctccccagaagtaa
- a CDS encoding uncharacterized protein (EggNog:ENOG503P3VN; COG:J) yields the protein MSNVSADLIWEVTRLQNAFLVKRKESGGIQFSRDPLNLTNVHSRKYAGYVNDKAIGVVAGENNTIQVISKKVSAGNKPASGRTVSTIGASKANRKTYKSIAKQTAKYRGDLRQVAVARASAIRASQRPVKPSPEPKLRGNAAKKAAEKSE from the exons ATGTCCAACGTCTCTGCTGATCTCATCTGGGAGGTTACCC GCCTCCAGAACGCCTTCCTTGTGAAGCGCAAGGAGAGCGGTGGTATCCAGTTCTCCCGCgaccccctcaacctcaccaacgtTCATTCCCGCAAGTACGCTGGTTACGTCAACGACAAG GCTATCGGTGTCGTTGCCGGTGAGAACAACACTATCCAGGTCATCTCCAAGAAGGTGTCCGCTGGCAATAAGCCCGCCTCCGGCAGAACCGTCTCTACCATTGGCGCCTCCAAGGCCAACCGCAA GACCTACAAGTCTATTGCCAAGCAGACCGCCAAGTACCGTGGTGATCTCCGCCAGGTCGCCGTTGCCCGCGCCTCCGCCATCCGTGCTTCCCAGAGACCCGTGAAGCCCTCCCCCGAGCCCAAGCTCCGTGGCAACGCcgccaagaaggccgccgAGAAGTCCGAGTAA
- a CDS encoding uncharacterized protein (COG:S; BUSCO:EOG09265I7S; EggNog:ENOG503P72Q): MTYLFYSTLTLLTFILTTLAYLFRATWLPHLSQSRTASYLYSRLPGNSSFEADMEAGLSSSNFDLNTNLAAGDSRSGLDEVAKREILQIMKKRRLKFDEARRVYMEQRFAANGIGADGRPRDPKFVSFS; this comes from the coding sequence ATGACCTACCTCTTCTActcaaccctcaccctcctaACCTttatcctcaccaccctcgcctaCCTCTTCCGCGCAACCTGGctcccccacctctcccaatCCCGCACAGCCTCGTACCTCTACTCCCGCCTCCCGGGAAACTCGTCCTTTGAAGCCGACATGGAAGCCGGTCTCTCGTCGTCGAATTTCGATTTAAACACCAACCTGGCAGCGGGCGATTCCAGGTCGGGGCTGGACGAGGTCGCGAAGAGGGAGATCTTGCAGatcatgaagaagaggaggttgaagttTGACGAGGCGAGAAGGGTGTACATGGAGCAGAGGTTTGCGGCGAATGGGATTGGGGCGGATGGGAGGCCGAGGGATCCAAAGTTTGTTAGTTTCTCGTGA
- the ERG3 gene encoding c-5 sterol desaturase (COG:I; EggNog:ENOG503NVB3), producing the protein MVPFLCNHPRPVRKQRGRRIRGSTALKIAPCVPASEGRCQGCGNRTRTSQGVALSLTQFSRPLLLFLSPPPPSPPFSYLEQARVAWERDRLHQLCLLLLIFSRFAHSTAHNSFKMDVVLEVCDTFLFDYMYQWVLPARPAPSGLTSQTFANGTSMSTWQYKPATEYLYLTPSQAAYGSLWARDNIWRQGVSLFLILWIFGFLVYFVFASLSYLFVFDKKTFEHPKFLKNQIWLEIKQANEAMPIMALCTAPLLVAEVRGYGFLYDTLDEAPWPWWNWFQIPLFLFFTDFGIYWIHRGLHHPWVYKHLHKPHHKWIMPTPFASHAFHPLDGYAQSLPYHIFPFIFPLQKVAYVALFVFINFWTIMIHDGEYIANNPIINGAACHSIHHLAFNYNYGQYFTLWDRIGGSYRAPEQEMFQKEVKMSEEHWKKEVEVMEQIQLEVEGEDDREYEPEMETKKRQ; encoded by the exons ATGGTTCCGTTCTTGTGCAATCATCCCCGTCCCGTTCGGAAACAGCGCGGCCGAAGAATCAGAGGCTCCACCGCTCTTAAGATTGCCCCCTGCGTCCCTGCCAGCGAAGGTCGTTGCCAAGGGTGTGGAAATCGCACTAGAACAAGCCAGGGAgtcgccctctccctcacgCAATTTTCTCGACCgctgcttctttttctctcgcctccccccccctcccccccattctcTTATCTAGAGCAAGCTCGCGTCGCGTGGGAGAGGGACCGTCTCCATCAACTTTGTCTTTTGCTTCTCATTTTCTCCCGTTTTGCGCATTCCACTGCGCACAATTCTTTCAAGATGGACGTCGTCCTCGAAGTTTGCGATACCTTTCTGTTCGATTACATGTACCAATGGGTGCTACCAGCGCGTCCAGCTCCATCCGGCCTCACATCCCAGACCTTTGCCAATGGCACCTCCATGTCAACATGGCAGTACAAGCCCGCGACAGAGTACCTGTACCTGACACCATCACAAGCCGCATATGGCAGTTTATGGGCTAGAGATAACATCTGGCGCCAAGGAGTCTCGCTGTTCCTCATTCTCTG GATCTTCGGCTTCCTAGTCTACTTCGTcttcgcctccctctcctacCTATTCGTCTTCGACAAGAAAACCTTTGAGCACCCCAAGTTCCTCAAGAACCAAATCTGGCTCGAAATCAAGCAAGCCAACGAAGCCATGCCCATCATGGCCCTCTGcaccgcccccctcctcgtcgccgaGGTCCGGGGTTACGGCTTCCTCTACGACACGCTCGACGAAGCCCCCTGGCCGTGGTGGAACTGGTTCCaaatccccctcttcctcttcttcaccgaCTTTGGCATCTACTGGATTCACCGTGGCCTTCACCACCCCTGGGTGTACAAGCACCTCCACAAGCCTCACCACAAGTGGATCATGCCCACGCCCTTTGCCAGCCACGCCTTCCACCCTCTTGACGGCTACGCACAGAGCCTGCCGTATCACATCTTCCCCTTCATCTTCCCGCTGCAAAAGGTGGCGTACGTGGCGCTGTTTGTGTTTATCAACTTTTGGACGATTATGATTCACGACGGGGAGTACAttgccaacaaccccatcatcaacgggGCGGCGTGCCATTCGATTCATCACTTGGCCTTCAACTACAACTATGGCCAGTATTTTACTCTGTGGGATCGGATTGGCGGGAGTTACAGGGCGCCGGAGCAGGAGATGTTCcagaaggaggtcaagatgaGCGAGGAGCattggaagaaggaggtggaggtgatggagcAGATCCagctggaggtggagggggaggatgatagGGAGTATGAGCCGGAGAtggagacgaagaagaggcagTGA
- the TUP1 gene encoding General transcriptional corepressor TUP1 (COG:S; EggNog:ENOG503NUUI) — protein MSMYPGHRGMGVAPPANPNGSRQNELLEGIRAEFESHQRQIEGYEHQIQAQVQEMQMIREKVYQMEQQHVQLKQKYEDEINLLRRQLETRGGGPPGPMNPPPQHAGPSQQPPPQIGNMGGGGVFNGILSGQGGQGGLAPPPHPPQEQQQPPHMPPAPPGLQQGPPPPPPPPSQQPPFQQQYQGPAPGGFPSQPPQSTASPGPGSKRGQPIGRPPAGGPATPQINTPVPYNGPGQSPQVPTHPTPDHTRMVQQQQQQHQPVPISSQSNALSDLDPERLPSHIKKVKDDWWAIFNQAVPRVLDVDLVHTLQHESVVCCVRFSADGKFVATGCNRSAQIYDVQTGDKVCILQDESIDLNGDLYIRSVCFSPDGQYLATGAEDKLIRVWDIKNRQIRNTFAGHEQDIYSLDFARDGRTIASGSGDRTVRLWDIETGLNTATLTIEDGVTTVAISPDAKYVAAGSLDKSVRVWDVKTGLLLERLEGPEGHKDSVYSVAFSPNSRDLVSGSLDKTIKMWELAAPRNHNQMPGGIMKPVGRCIRTFEGHRDFVLSVALTPDNEWVLSGSKDRGVQFWDPRTGHTQLMLQGHKNSVISVAPSPASGNSGGWFATGSGDMRARIWSYSRIRH, from the exons ATGTCGATGTATCCCGGCCATCGCGGCATGGGCGTCGCGCCCCCTGCCAACCCCAATGGCAGCCGCCAGAACGAGCTCCTGGAGGGCATCCGCGCCGAGTTTGAATCGCATCAACGACAGATCGAGGGATATGAACACCAAA TCCAGGCCCAGGTTCAAGAGATGCAAATGATTCGCGAGAAGGTTTATCAGatggagcagcagcatgtCCAACTGAAGCAAAA ATACGAGGATGAAATCAACCTCCTTCGTCGTCAGCTGGAAACTCGCGGCGGTGGCCCCCCGGGACCTATGAACCCGCCGCCACAGCATGCTGGCCCTTCCCAGCAGCCCCCTCCTCAGATAGGCAAcatggggggaggtggtgttttcAACGGGATCCTCTCCGGGCAGGGCGGACAGGGCGGCCTggccccccctcctcatcctcctcaggagcaacagcagcctCCCCACATGCCCCCCGCGCCACCGGGACTCCAGCAgggacctcctccccctcctcccccgccgtcTCAGCAGCCCCCTTTCCAGCAACAGTACCAAGGACCAGCCCCCGGCGGTTTTCCATCTCAGCCCCCCCAGAGCACCGCTAGCCCCGGCCCCGGCAGCAAGAGAGGCCAGCCGATCGGGAGACCCCCTGCCGGCGGTCCCGCCACCCCCCAGATCAACACTCCGGTTCCCTACAACGGCCCCGGCCAGTCTCCCCAGGTCCCgacccatcccacccccgaCCACACCCGCATggtgcagcagcaacagcagcagcaccagcccGTCCCGATTTCTTCTCAGAGCAACGCATTGAGCGACCTGGACCCCGAGCGTCTCCCAAGCCAcatcaagaaggtcaaggacgATTGGTGGGCCATTTTCAACCAAGCGGTGCCCCGTGTTTTGGATGTTGATTTGGTTCACACTCTCCAGCACGAGAGTGTGGTCTGCTGCGTGAGGTTCAGCGCCGATGGCAAATTTGTCGCGACGGGATGTAACAGATCTGCTCAGATCTACGATGTTCAGACTGGTGACAAGGTCTGCATTCTCCAAGACGAGAGTATTGATCTCAATGGCGATCTTTATATCAGAAGCGTTTGCTTCAGTCCAGACGGGCAGTACCTGGCTACCGGTGCTGAAGACAAGCTCATCAGAGTCTGGGACATCAAGAACAGGCAGATTCGCAACACTTTTGCTGGTCACGAGCAGGATATCTACAGCTTGGATTTTGCCCGTGATGGCCGCACCATTGCTTCTGGCAGTGGTGATCGCACTGTCAGGCTTTGGGATATTGAGACTGGTTTGAACACGGCAACGCTCACCATCGAGGACGGCGTCACCACCGTTGCCATCTCGCCCGATGCCAAGTATGTCGCCGCCGGCTCGCTTGACAAGAGTGTCAGGGTCTGGGATGTCAAGACAGGCCTCTTGCTGGAGCGTCTCGAGGGTCCCGAGGGCCACAAGGACAGTGTTTACTCTGTTGCTTTCTCGCCCAACTCTCGTGACCTCGTCAGCGGTAGCTTGGACAAGACCATCAAGATGTGGGAGCTTGCCGCTCCCCGGAATCACAACCAGATGCCCGGCGGTATCATGAAGCCGGTCGGCCGCTGCATCAGGACTTTTGAGGGACACAGG GACTTCGTCCTCAGTGTTGCGCTCACCCCTGACAATGAATGGGTTCTCTCCGGTTCCAAGGACCGCGGCGTTCAATTCTGGGATCCCCGCACCGGACACACCCAGCTCATGCTCCAGGGACACAAGAACTCGGTTATCTCTGTGGCTCCAAGCCCTGCGTCAGGAAACTCGGGCGGCTGGTTTGCGACCGGTTCGGGTGACATGAGGGCACGCATCTGGTCGTACAGTCGTATCCGCCACTAG